Below is a genomic region from Apostichopus japonicus isolate 1M-3 chromosome 7, ASM3797524v1, whole genome shotgun sequence.
TGTGTTGGTTTACGTATTGGAGAAGGAAACTATTAGCCTtaacctcctcctcctcctcctcctcctctctgtCTGCCTTCTAGGACAAAATATATCAGTGGATACATTTGACTTCGGTCAGCGCAAAAAATGTGACAGAAAAcgtccttaaaggcattgaagactcgccccaaaccgcgtgccgccctcttaTAAAAaatttactttccgttgcttgcaagtgaacttttcttcttgtcgctacaaaatgcagacagtagtaaaacgtgataccttgttatcttttatctggacctgagatcaggcaATTCCAtcacaactccctgctgagatgtccctCGCTGCTATGTAAACTGTGTTGTGGGaattgaccatagctgcattTATTGACtgtatacactagtgtctaattaccaacggtagcatgctgtgtgtgtatttcctgggatcaatggtggtgtctaacacttctgttacacctcattcgaaactatatcagataaccggcatcagacgtttctttgtgcgcgagtcttcactccctttaattaAAGGCATGATAGCAATCGGAGATAGCCATCACATTTCAGAGCAGAAAAATATTAGCATATGCCAATCATAGTAAGTACGACGTACCCAGATGTCCCCGGTATGTCAAGAAACACAACTTTTCTATAAAGCTGACCATTAACTTATAAATCTCGTCCATCTATTCCCCATCAAATCTATACCTTTCAGCACCATCTCAGGAAATCGCTCTTTCTACGCAAAGTCAGTGTCCAACGAACATGGTGTTTGGAAACTGTAGCTGTCATGGAACTTGTTCAGACCCTTTCGGTTGCCATGGTATTTGTGAGGAACCAGAAACTTGCTTTTGCCCGCCAGATAACTTCCTAATGGACGGGGAGGACTGTGTCCCAATCGAAGAGTGTGAATGCTACATTCAAGATGTTGGATTCCTCCAAGTAAGCCAAATTTATTACAATAGTTAAGAAAAGTCCATGTATCATAAAGTCTATCATTTGTGTAGAAACACAATCATGCAAAATGTGTATACCGAGAAGTGACCATTCAGTAGCATAGCCAGGAACATAGTAAAATGTTGCAGTTATCAAATGACTGATTCAAAAgtagaaacaaaaacaagatgTTAAAGTGAACATATGTAGTAACGGGCGCAACATATATACAACTGATTTTCCAAATAACTCTTTTAAGACAAATTGTTTTAATACACAAAAGGTTGTATACCATTTTTAATAAATAAGTACAACGTTATTTCTTCGTAAAAACCTATTCAAAGAGCATAAGAATATTTCTTTGAGTCTTGAAGCTGTATCTTCGGTTCTCCAAAGTAAAAGGAGACTGATATGTTCAGGAATCAACATGAACTATAATCACGCAGCATATTTGAAACAAACCATGTTCACCACGGATTATTCGTAGGCCCATTGCCAAAAGGGTAAAAGTACTATCAAACAAAGCACACATGTTTTATGGTCTCCTTAGAACTTGTAAAGctaaaaaaaatgattgcattTATTCTTTGTTGGAGACAAGATTATTGCCCTAGGAAGACGAAACCGTCGTCGAACAACACTGGCatataactaaaaaaaaaaaaaaaatagccaaAAGATTTATGTAGAACCTTTGTGATCTTTCTTATTGACGGTCTCAAGACGCTAACGGTTGCATCCAATAATTTTGAACTCACTTCATGAGGAACGCTTCTTTAATAAAGCACCAAAAAGAAATTActgttttctttcccttttcagCCAGGCAAATTCTTTGTAAACAACGACTGCACACAAAGATGTAACTGCACTCTGGGAAACTTGACATGTGATCACGAATATCGTTGTAGCAACTATGCATCATGTCAACCAGACAATGGCTCAAATATATGTAGTTGCAATGGTGGTTACTATGGCGATGGATTAACTTGCACATTGGCTCTCGATTGCGATGACTACCGTAATGCAGGATTCACCGAAAATGGTACTTACATCATCACACCGACCAACTGGACAAGCGGTCCATTTGAAGTTTACTGTGATATGAACACCTCGGGTGGCGGCTGGATGGTATGAAACGTTTTACATAACAGACCGTTGCTTATGAGGAAAATGCAGAATATTGTATTCTTAATTTAATTCCAAGTTTATTTCGAAGGTTCTATTGATTTAACCTCAAtcgaaatgataaaaaaaattcaaacttaaGCAAGACTataagcaaactgcttatccactacagagactgtgtaagagaatgtgtaaatgtGCCTCCTTCACCCTCGGAAGAGGATCCtggtaggatcgaaacgtcagatcCTCTTACTTTTAATTAATTCACACCAAAAataactacaacaacaacaaaaacgtAAAAAAAATCCACCATTGATGTAATTTGCCAGCTCTGCAAAATCATACCAAATTTGCTAGAAAGTCTTTCATCTGAACTTGTCACTATAGCTGAGTCGAAATGTTAAAATTTATCTTACATAATGcttataggtttttttttcttcttcttttgattTTTAAGGTATTTCAGCGTCGAATCGACGGATCAGTCGACTTTTATCTTAATTGGACTGATTACAAAGAAGGTTTTGGAAACGTGGATCATGAACATTGGCTTGGGAATGATAAGTTACATTTATTGACTAATCAGCGAGATTACAATCTTCGTGTCGATATGATATCTTCATTAGATGGTCTTAATTACTACGCCGAGTATGAACTCTTCAGGATTGCGAATGAGGACAATTTGTACAGGCTGACGGATCTCGATGGCTACTCTGGAAATACAGGTATGCAATTCCTTCTTAAAAGTAAATTAAGTGATTCAGTAACTATGAAATGTTGAATGAgccttttttgttattttccaaattttgtaatgaaatcaGTTTTTATTACTTTCTGGATGGGGGAGCGGGttcattttaactttggagaGTTACTGTCTGCCTTCGTATATagatatgtttttttattttcaaacctTGGTATGCTGTAAACCTTCAGCATATCTATCCTGCTTTATGCAACCTGACGCTGTAAACCCTTGGCACAAATTTGACTTTTCACCTACTTTGATCATCATGTAACCTTTAGTTTTGTACATCCATATATAGTTTGAAGTCCATCAGCCTTACGGTCTAGCAGGAGTTCGTTACAATTCTTTCTTGTTTACACACGTACATACGTAAACCCACACACACGTACACatccccaaacacacacacacccacccacgCATACACTCATTACTTTTTGACCCCACTAGTCAAAAGTTGTAGGTCCACcttatattattgacatgtgGCAGTCCATCGAGTTTCAGTACAGAACCTCCGTGGGTGTTGGGTGGGTAGCAATGttagtgagaaaaaaaattgatagcaAAACATGTTCGACAGAGTACAACATCTCATACCCTATACAAGGCTATGAGCAGggataagataaaaaaaaaaaacctttaaagAAGAACAGGGACGAAAAGGCCCGCCACTAAAGTTGCACAGTTAGACTTTAGAAAAGTAGTAAATCACATACCAAGGACAGTCCTTACCAAATCAACTACGGGTCCTAGCTtactctttttatttattttatttagttaacagtcttgttcagggccaaggccctctcacacgactttacaacttaaccctggtcattggtaacttgtcacacctacacaccaaaatgtgcacaattcaatcaatctcaatagggtgcagccacaaaccggcgcacgcaactatatttacaagttacctcgcaagtccccatttatacacctgggtgaagagaggcaatggagataaagcgccttgcccaaggacaaaacgcaatgatctggccaggactcgaacctgtaatccttagatcacaagtccactgccttaaccacttgaccacaacgccctccccattctctctctctctctctgacgTTATGGAACTCCTTCGTATTTGGTACCAAAACTTAAATTATGTACTCTTAAAACCGTCACTAACTTTTGGTGAGTACTTGAGAGTGTAAAAAAGGGTATTTTAACCCAAGTGCAGAATGACCGTCACAATTGTGTGAAGCTCATTTTTTGGTATCCGTTCCTTTTCACTATAGTGTGTCGTTCTGAATTTGATCTAAATATGTGAAGGACACTTTTAATTATGTCCATTCTAGATGGAACATTGGTTAGTTCCAAAAGATGAAACACAAGCAACTGATGGTCCTCACAAACAGCAGTGTGCTTTTCTTCACAAATCGTCATACCGATAAGCATCACATAGTTGTATTAACAGTATCAATAGTTAAGATTGTGTGACTAGAGGACTCGGCAAAGAACATTTTTGATCGCTCAAACATAAATTTAATATTCGCCGAACTCCTGACCGTCAGGACAAACTTATACATAACGCAAAGCATTAGGACAAGCAATGACATACTATTTAGACCATGACATATTTTATTAGACAAAACAAATAGATAAAAGCATTACGTTGTACATATAAGTTCCCTACACTAAGTCCTACGGAAAGTAGATAGGATTAGATTTAAAACAAGTGAAGCTACGACGTGGacgatttggggggggggggagggggggcttaGTTCATATCTTAGAAAACAGAAGAGGAATAGCGGTTGGCCAAACATATGATTTCTTTATGAAACACtgaaaattgttattttttaaatatgtgtTTGCaatactttttgttgttgtctatttgtgtattttctctctttcagaAGGAAATGCGATGGAATGGGACATTCAATCAGCTTGGTCCACAAAGGATCGCGACAATGGTCAACACACGGAAGTTCATGGTGaatgtgcagtgaagggtcacgGAGCGTATTGGTATAGTGTTTGCGGCGATTTCAATCCTAATGGCTTGTATAACGGATCCGGTTCTGCTAGCCTCTTTTGGGAAGACATACCTGGAAATAATTTCAACAATATACAGTTTCTAGAGATGAAGATAAGGCCAGCGAGATTTTAAGAACTGTAGTATTGATGCCTACGGTATCTTTATTACAAGGGTAAATTCACGAACAATTATTGATTATGAACTACATGGGAGAGATAAAGACAAAACGATTTGATCATTAAATTATCAGTAGGTTTTCTCTCACGTATCGGCAGCATTTCATTccatataatgtaatatttatattgttttatggTTGGCATTGAGTCTTACTTTAACATTTGATTGCTTATTTTGTGACCGAAAGAAGCAAACTGTCATCAGCAAACGGTTTATACCTGAGGGTCATCTCCAAATCGTTTTTGAAACAACACCATCATTTTCTCATCGGAGACTATCATACGCGAAAGGAGTGTGGAGCATATCACGCAAAGATTCAAGCGATATTATCGCGGCAGGAGACACTTAATTAAATGGGAGAGAGCTAGTTGTTCAGTCCATCTCAATATCATATTCTTTGCTCAAGACAGTGTTGTCTAAATGTAACTGTATATACTTCTTGACTCGATCAACGGTATAGGTTGTATGTGGTGTCATCATGATCGATGTTCTTTTACGTTGAGCCTAACTTTACTAGTGCAGTGTTCTTGATTGGAATGGTTTGCCGTTTGGTTGTTCTCATCAATATGTATGTCTGCAACTAATGCAATTTCCTCACTGGAAATATGATTTGtaaattatgaagaaaacaaagacatgaTTAAATGTCATCTCACTTGTCACGATGACATTGTTAACTCAGATATTGATAGGTGTAttcatgaaataaaattaaatgtatATGGGTACAACATATACCCACGACACAAGTAATGCTAAGAATATGGCTGGTAccgaaaattaaaaaatcaatcaattccagcatttttgataaaacaatCCCATTTAGTAATCTTAATTTTCCATTATATCATCTAGTTTTAACGTTCCTGTGTTCTCCAGTTACATATTAATAATTGTTACAACACCATACATTGGTCATATTAACTAAACACCAATAATTGTTTGATTATACATACATTTGCACGTAATATCTAACGTAAATTTGTTCATGTTTATTGTAATGTTATAACTAATTGCTTTTAAGCTATATGTGAAGAATTAAACATATGTTGAATCCCAAACGAACGGAATTTTTGGATGGTTTTAAGTTGTTACATCTGATATCCTCGTGCAAATCCCTAATTTGTAGGTTTGATATGTATCATTACAGTGTATGTTTGTATAaccttttttaaattaatgtgAGACTTGTCATAATTAAAGGAGATGTTTACCACAATTAAGTGTTGTCATCATttagtgatatatttatttagatGCGAGGGCCCGTTAAATTAGCTATACATGGAGCTGCTCGACAAACAGTGATGTTCGTAAATTTTACgttataataataagaagaagaagaagaagaagaacaataataataataatattattattattaatgaaaataataataattataatactactaaataataataatattaataatcataatcataatcataatcataatcgtaatcgtaatcataatcataatcatcatcataagtaatatttatatagcgcataatcagcaaagctgctcaaagcgctttacaaatgtaaaacctacaAACAAATGgtaacaaaaacctaaatattaaatatacagAACCAATAAGGCACAAAATGTAGAAGCTTAAAGCAACAACATAAAAAACACCCGTACTATACGATAATAATTAAAGCCctaaacgcatatagtccaaattTATTTCACGTTGTTACGAGGGGGCAAAGTTTCCGGCACAAAATCGTAGGGTTTAGCGAATACTTGTTGAGGTCAAGACCTTTTGATCCAGGTCGAGAAACCTTGACATCCGGGTCGAGGTCATAGGTCACCGGGAGATCAAACATGAACTATGTCGACAATTTTTGAAATTGGCTAAGGGCATTCTATGAGGTTGTACAAGTTGTGTGCAGGTCAATTTTTCGACCGGAAGCCAAGTGGGACAAAATGGCGGCAAGGTCAAAGTTAACCGTTAAGTGAACTCTAGAGACGTGAACAAATTACACCCTGT
It encodes:
- the LOC139969470 gene encoding techylectin-5A-like isoform X2 gives rise to the protein MATQWRSFRFGAILTTLIYLCSIVESMDLCTFEEVSSCKMAENCSFGNYAAEETLETTPSQEIALSTQSQCPTNMVFGNCSCHGTCSDPFGCHGICEEPETCFCPPDNFLMDGEDCVPIEECECYIQDVGFLQPGKFFVNNDCTQRCNCTLGNLTCDHEYRCSNYASCQPDNGSNICSCNGGYYGDGLTCTLALDCDDYRNAGFTENGTYIITPTNWTSGPFEVYCDMNTSGGGWMVFQRRIDGSVDFYLNWTDYKEGFGNVDHEHWLGNDKLHLLTNQRDYNLRVDMISSLDGLNYYAEYELFRIANEDNLYRLTDLDGYSGNTGNAMEWDIQSAWSTKDRDNGQHTEVHGECAVKGHGAYWYSVCGDFNPNGLYNGSGSASLFWEDIPGNNFNNIQFLEMKIRPARF
- the LOC139969470 gene encoding ficolin-2-like isoform X1 encodes the protein MATQWRSFRFGAILTTLIYLCSIVESMDLCTFEEVSSCKMAENCSFGNYAAEETLETTPSQEIALSTQSQCPTNMVFGNCSCHGTCSDPFGCHGICEEPETCFCPPDNFLMDGEDCVPIEECECYIQDVGFLQPGKFFVNNDCTQRCNCTLGNLTCDHEYRCSNYASCQPDNGSNICSCNGGYYGDGLTCTLALDCDDYRNAGFTENGTYIITPTNWTSGPFEVYCDMNTSGGGWMVFQRRIDGSVDFYLNWTDYKEGFGNVDHEHWLGNDKLHLLTNQRDYNLRVDMISSLDGLNYYAEYELFRIANEDNLYRLTDLDGYSGNTEGNAMEWDIQSAWSTKDRDNGQHTEVHGECAVKGHGAYWYSVCGDFNPNGLYNGSGSASLFWEDIPGNNFNNIQFLEMKIRPARF